One window from the genome of Hyalangium ruber encodes:
- a CDS encoding ATP-binding protein, translating to MSAGVLPWNEKARLEALRSYEVLDTAPEPSFDDITQLAAQLCDAPVALITLVDETRVWFKSRVGVDLREVPRETSFCTHTVQHSSLFVLPDVLEDPRFVDLQEVHTDPTPRFYMGAPLVTPEGYTLGTVCVLDRAPRAPLPRHARALEALARQVVSQLELRKMNRAQTRLIDELRATNERFEVIQRATNDIIWDWDLVGNRVSWSERVQDVLGYPASSQDSGWWYSLVHPEDRERVADSFRQAVRNGATHWSEEYRVRRANGTYARVLDRGTILRTAQGIPVRILGAVMNMSEREEMRARLAQADRMASVGTLAAGVAHEINNPLAYVIANLDYVRQEVEQAAGAPLRSEEVPQALKEAREGAERMRLIVRDLKMFSRPDDERLEPVDLHRAIDSAVTMAWNQIRHRAQLVKSYQPLPAVYANEARLGQVFLNLLVNAAQAIPEGAADRNEILVSTRVDAKGRILIEVRDTGAGIPEEIRARILEPFFTTKPQGMGTGLGLSICHGIITNLGGELQFETEVGKGTTFRVVLPPPQDTEKAVAADKPVEAAARRGRIVVVDDEQLVLNAIKRALRTEHDVTVFNRAQAALEWMEQGEPWDVLLCDLMMPEMTGMEFHAELSRRWPERLKDVVFVTGGAFTEGAREFLGQPSISRLEKPFEPPALREVVAERLKSR from the coding sequence GTGAGCGCTGGAGTCCTTCCTTGGAACGAGAAGGCCCGCCTGGAGGCGCTGCGCAGCTACGAGGTGCTGGACACCGCGCCCGAGCCCTCCTTCGACGACATCACCCAGCTGGCGGCGCAGCTGTGCGACGCCCCCGTGGCGCTCATCACCTTGGTGGATGAGACGCGCGTGTGGTTCAAGTCCCGCGTGGGAGTGGATCTGCGGGAGGTGCCGCGAGAGACCTCCTTCTGTACCCACACCGTGCAGCACTCCTCGCTGTTCGTGCTGCCCGACGTGCTGGAGGACCCCCGCTTCGTCGACCTGCAAGAGGTCCACACGGATCCGACGCCGCGCTTCTACATGGGCGCGCCGCTGGTGACGCCCGAGGGCTACACGCTGGGCACGGTGTGCGTGCTGGACCGGGCACCGCGCGCGCCCCTGCCCCGCCACGCCCGGGCGCTGGAGGCGCTGGCCCGGCAGGTGGTGAGCCAGCTGGAGCTGCGGAAGATGAACCGGGCACAGACGCGGCTCATCGACGAGCTGCGCGCCACCAACGAGCGCTTCGAGGTGATTCAGCGCGCCACCAACGACATCATCTGGGACTGGGACCTGGTGGGCAACCGGGTGTCCTGGAGCGAGCGGGTGCAGGACGTGCTCGGCTACCCGGCCTCGAGCCAGGACTCGGGGTGGTGGTACTCGCTGGTCCACCCGGAGGACCGCGAGCGCGTGGCCGACAGCTTCCGCCAGGCGGTGCGCAACGGGGCGACGCACTGGTCGGAGGAGTACCGGGTGCGGCGCGCCAACGGCACCTACGCGCGGGTGCTGGACCGGGGCACCATCCTTCGCACGGCGCAGGGCATCCCGGTGCGAATCCTGGGCGCGGTGATGAACATGAGCGAGCGCGAGGAGATGCGGGCGCGGCTGGCGCAGGCCGACCGCATGGCCTCGGTGGGCACGCTGGCGGCCGGGGTGGCGCATGAAATCAACAACCCGCTGGCCTACGTCATCGCCAACCTGGACTATGTGCGCCAGGAGGTGGAGCAGGCCGCGGGTGCGCCGCTGAGGTCCGAGGAGGTGCCCCAGGCGCTCAAGGAGGCGCGCGAGGGCGCCGAGCGCATGCGCCTCATCGTCCGGGACCTGAAGATGTTCTCGCGGCCGGACGACGAGCGCTTGGAGCCGGTGGACTTGCACCGCGCCATCGACTCGGCGGTGACGATGGCCTGGAACCAGATCCGCCACCGCGCGCAGCTGGTGAAGTCGTACCAGCCCCTGCCCGCCGTGTACGCCAACGAGGCGCGGCTGGGGCAGGTGTTCCTCAACCTGCTGGTGAACGCGGCGCAGGCGATTCCCGAGGGCGCGGCGGACCGCAATGAAATCCTCGTCTCCACGCGGGTGGACGCCAAGGGGCGCATCCTCATCGAGGTGCGGGACACGGGCGCCGGAATCCCGGAGGAGATCCGCGCGAGAATCCTGGAGCCGTTCTTCACCACCAAGCCGCAGGGCATGGGCACGGGGCTGGGGCTGTCCATCTGCCATGGCATCATCACCAACCTGGGCGGAGAGCTGCAGTTCGAGACCGAGGTCGGCAAGGGCACGACGTTCCGCGTGGTGCTGCCTCCGCCCCAGGACACGGAGAAGGCGGTCGCGGCCGACAAGCCCGTGGAGGCGGCGGCGCGGCGGGGCCGCATCGTGGTGGTGGATGACGAGCAGCTGGTGCTCAACGCCATCAAGCGGGCGCTGCGGACGGAGCACGACGTGACGGTGTTCAACCGGGCCCAGGCGGCGCTGGAGTGGATGGAGCAGGGCGAGCCGTGGGATGTGCTCCTGTGCGACTTGATGATGCCGGAGATGACCGGCATGGAGTTCCACGCCGAGCTGAGCCGCCGGTGGCCGGAGCGGCTCAAGGACGTCGTCTTCGTCACCGGCGGGGCGTTCACGGAAGGGGCGCGCGAGTTCCTCGGCCAGCCGAGCATCTCCCGGCTGGAGAAGCCCTTCGAGCCCCCCGCGCTGCGCGAGGTGGTGGCGGAGCGGCTCAAGAGCCGGTGA